CCGCCAGGCTCTCACGCGTGACCGCCTCGCGCCGCCGCGCGTTGTGCAGCAGCATCCCGCCTGGGCAGGTCATCAGCAATGCCAGCAGATTGATCAGCTTGGTGGGATGGGCGGCCAGAACCCCCCAGAGCACTTGCAAGGACATCACGCAACCTCGGTTTGAACGTCAGCGAAGGCCGGCATTCTACCCAAGTCCGGCCTGGGCGCCCGGCCTTGGCGACAAAGTGTCACTTAATTTCATCTGTCATCGGCTCGTCATCAGAACAGGCCACCCTGTCGGCCTTTTCCCGATCCGGAGCTTGTTCATGCTGCATGCCGAAAACCAGGACCGCCTCTATCTTGTTGCCCAGAGCGACGAACAGCAGGCGTTGATCGATGGTTTTGCCATCAATGTGCAGGACCGTCAGTGGCTGGTCTACTGCGCACTGGGCGGGCATGCCCACCAGGATTTGCCGGAGGTGGATGTGGCCACCGGCTTCAGCGTGCTGGATTTTCATATCCAGGCGGACTGAAGCCGCCAATAAAAAACCCGCTGCCTGACAGCCAGGCAGCGGGTTTTTTAGTGCAACTGAACGGTTATTGGCCCAGCACCTGCCCGATGGTCGGGTCTTTGAACAGGCGGGTCAGCGCGTCGCTCAGCACATCGCTGACCAGCTTGGTGTTGGTTTCCTGGTTCGGCGCCATGCCAAAACGCTGATCCAGCGAAGCGCCGTAACGGCCACTGTAGCGGCGGTTGGCATTGGACACGTCAGCACGGAAGGTGGCGCCGATGGTGGCCTCGGTCACGTACAGGTTGTCTTTGGGCGACTGGTACTTCAGTTCGGCCAGGGTCACGGTCAGCTGCGGCGCATTGTAGGCGCTAGGCGTCGGGGTGAAACCGAGCAGGCGCACAGCGGCTTCGGCCTGGGCCTGCAGCTTGGGCAGGACATCATTGCCACTGACACTGATGGTGCTGGTCTCGGGGTACATGCCACCACGCGTGCCCAGGGACTGCGAAGCCCGACCATCAACAACCTTGACCACGACCGGCTGACCATGGCCGACAGGTGCGAGCTGGGCGGTGAGCTTGGGTTGCGGGCTGAGTTGTTGCGGGCTGTGGGCACAACCGACCAGGCTAAGGCTGGCCACGGCGATCAAACCGAACAACAGACGTTGCAACATGCGCGTTTCTCCAGAAAATGCGGCTAAGGCGCACAGTATACCCAGCCTCATACAGACCAGTCATCGCCAAGGCTGCGCTGTCACAATCGTTTCATGCCCCTGCCGTTATCCTTGGCCCAGCCCTAACACACAGGACTCGCCGCCATGGCCTCGCTCTGGACCCTGCTCTTCCAACGCCCGCGCCACCTCGCCTACGCCCACCTCGACGCCGAGGGCAGATGCCTGGCGTTCAAGCACTGCAGCCAGCCGCCAAGCGGCAGTGGCTGGGTTCAGGTCAGTGAAGTGCAGCTCGCCTGGCTGGGCCGCCAATTGCCCGCCAGCGCCCGGGTTTGCACTCGCGCAAACAACCGTTGGCAACAACGCAGCCTGCCGGCCTGACAAACGCTGCAATAAAAACCACGAATAACGACCTTTCTGCCCGCGACATCGCTATAATCTCCCCCCGATTATAAGGACGTCTCCTGATCGGGCCCCGCATTTGCCGCTTGACCCCGGCACCTTCACCGCTTCGCCCACAGAGAGCCTTCCACTCAGGTCTTGCATCGGCTGTCGTGCCTGCTTTTCCGGCCCTTCGCACTGCATGAACCTGTGGGTTGCCATCGCGCAGTCCCCTTTTGAGGTTCACGTCTCCAAAAGAGCGTGAAAAAACGGTTTTTCACAACTTCACGAGAGTGTGGCGAGCAAATGAACAGTCTGGCATGTGCAAAAGCGGCAGATGTGTCCCGAACAGCCCTGAACAGGCGGCAACTGAGCTCATCCCGAATGAGTGACTGAGGCCGTTCCATAACGCACGCTCGACACCTTGACCATAAGTCGAATTGCCGCACCTGTGGCAAACGGGGTTCAATACCTGAACCCGAAGACTGATTGGCGGTGTCCGCGGAAGTTGCAAGAACTGCGAAAAGTCGGACATGGCGATCCTGGCAAACCCAGGGATCCTATGCTGTCAATTAGGTAGCTGTAGATTGTGGAGACGCGTTAAATGGCGCAGAACGAATCGGTTGATGTAGTACTGGTAGGCGCGGGCATCATGAGTGCCACCCTGGCCGTACTGCTGAAGGAGCTCGACCCGACCCTGAAGCTTGAGGTCGTCGAGGCGATGGACTCCGGGGCCGCGGAAAGCTCCAACCCCTGGAACAACGCAGGTACCGGCCACGCAGGCCTGTGCGAGCTTAACTACACGCCCCAGGCCGCCGATGGCAGCATCGACATCAAAAAGGCCGTGCACATCAACACCCAGTTCGAGGTCTCGCGCCAGTTCTGGGCCTACCTGAGCAAGAAGAGCAACTTCGGCTCGGCGCGTGCTTTCATCAACCCTGTCCCGCACCTGAGCTACGTCGAAGGTGACAAGGGTGTTTCC
The sequence above is drawn from the Pseudomonas putida genome and encodes:
- a CDS encoding YajG family lipoprotein, producing MLQRLLFGLIAVASLSLVGCAHSPQQLSPQPKLTAQLAPVGHGQPVVVKVVDGRASQSLGTRGGMYPETSTISVSGNDVLPKLQAQAEAAVRLLGFTPTPSAYNAPQLTVTLAELKYQSPKDNLYVTEATIGATFRADVSNANRRYSGRYGASLDQRFGMAPNQETNTKLVSDVLSDALTRLFKDPTIGQVLGQ